Proteins encoded in a region of the Spiroplasma endosymbiont of Amphimallon solstitiale genome:
- a CDS encoding MATE family efflux transporter, translating into MKTLNKDNLNFYKMALLFMIPICAQSLIETLINLMNNFVVGQFGNDDAIAGVASSSNIYDMVWYIFFAIVATGNIFTAQYLGIKDKKKIQETTNIKLFYTLIFSIFFVVILELFSKQIMGVILGAEDNSHQNAIGIAEEYSKLIAWNYPLLGFAFIMSITMNTCGNVKTPLITSICSLLLNTFLVCILSLPYSGGPQLGIEGLAISLIISRAVECFIFLGYLIYKKPIYAPNWNIFKFTKDLHKKYIITFIPLFASQVLFGVSVVMLTALYSHFGDTEVVAAVQIVGSVVAIFYSTFRGYNALVGYAVGSKLGSGELVLAKENAKKILKLSFAISTVIALIILGSAFWVPKVLFPNLSNNAMKLAVWYMAFSAVTYFFINMMQPLFSFLYAGGYTLIISIADLFLIWFIDIFITFALLQWTDLSIKMVIMISCLSKSADFICAYVFYKVIPWNKNIINSKVENVPHPTFEPHG; encoded by the coding sequence ATGAAAACGTTAAACAAAGATAATTTAAACTTTTATAAAATGGCATTATTATTTATGATTCCAATTTGTGCACAATCTTTAATTGAAACATTAATAAACTTAATGAATAATTTTGTGGTTGGTCAATTTGGAAATGATGATGCTATTGCTGGAGTTGCATCATCAAGTAATATTTATGATATGGTTTGATATATCTTTTTTGCTATTGTTGCTACCGGTAATATTTTTACTGCTCAATATTTAGGTATTAAAGATAAGAAGAAAATTCAAGAAACTACTAATATAAAATTATTTTATACTTTAATTTTTTCAATATTTTTTGTTGTAATATTAGAATTATTTAGTAAACAAATTATGGGAGTAATTCTTGGTGCTGAAGATAATTCTCATCAAAATGCTATTGGTATTGCTGAAGAATATAGTAAATTAATTGCTTGAAATTACCCATTGTTAGGTTTTGCTTTTATTATGTCAATTACTATGAATACATGTGGTAATGTTAAAACACCATTGATAACTTCTATTTGCTCATTACTCTTAAATACATTTTTAGTTTGTATTTTATCATTACCATATAGTGGGGGACCACAATTAGGTATTGAAGGATTAGCAATAAGTTTAATTATTTCAAGAGCAGTAGAATGTTTTATATTTTTAGGTTATTTAATTTATAAAAAACCAATTTATGCTCCTAATTGAAATATTTTTAAATTTACAAAAGATTTACATAAAAAATATATTATTACTTTTATTCCTTTATTTGCTAGTCAAGTATTATTTGGTGTTTCAGTGGTAATGTTAACAGCTTTATATTCTCATTTTGGTGATACTGAAGTTGTTGCCGCTGTGCAAATTGTTGGTAGTGTTGTTGCTATTTTTTATTCTACTTTTAGGGGATATAATGCTTTAGTTGGATATGCTGTTGGTAGCAAGTTAGGTTCAGGAGAACTAGTACTGGCTAAAGAAAATGCTAAGAAGATATTAAAATTGAGTTTTGCTATTTCAACTGTTATTGCTTTAATTATTTTGGGTAGTGCTTTTTGAGTTCCAAAAGTATTATTTCCAAATTTATCTAATAATGCTATGAAACTTGCAGTTTGATATATGGCTTTTTCAGCAGTAACTTATTTTTTCATTAATATGATGCAACCATTATTTAGTTTTCTTTATGCTGGTGGCTATACTTTAATTATTAGTATTGCTGATCTATTTTTAATTTGATTTATTGATATTTTTATTACTTTTGCTTTATTGCAGTGAACTGACTTAAGTATTAAAATGGTAATTATGATTTCGTGTTTAAGTAAATCAGCTGATTTTATTTGTGCTTATGTATTTTATAAAGTAATTCCTTGAAATAAAAATATTATTAATTCTAAAGTAGAAAATGTACCTCATCCGACATTTGAACCACATGGATAA
- the pheT gene encoding phenylalanine--tRNA ligase subunit beta, producing the protein MIVSRKIISQWLNINSIKDYEIVDALNSLGFEVDQVKNLMFSNTNLVVGQITKINKHPKSNKLNICEVTVGTEMLTIVCGAPNVVIGIKVVVARIGSVLGNGLTIVERTIQDVISSGMLCSLTELGLSGIVQNKEELSGIIHLPDDVMVGNINPLQYLNLDDTIFFIDLTVNRSDCLGIYSIARELSGYFKIPLKNMEVSSIGKFDNKSQVSVLNGKIQALATLKIEFNDKSVITPIWIRRTLQLANIVPKTLSEDIIHLVMLELGQPLITFSADVLKKPSLNISPKSYPEGNLQIKEGDILLHDKYLAFSVLGVSHNIEYEVKPSSKEVFIFSINPDVTLMSKQAKRHGALINTLLERLTRPVVPDYYLIALQRYLFILGQLQVKYEITGFSNDVPYQVKTKVINFNFNFINKILGTKFEVNEIINYLTIIGCQIEIDAKNKEILKVTVPNHRSDLNNANDFSEEVARVFGYDKLPVIKPQFNASFKSPTAMENLMMKWRQHLTSYGFNQVKTYSLTSMQRLNDFNFFKYKIPVKLEAPLTLTREVMRFSLTDSLLRICQYNYARKETQLKIFTDETIYTGDETDDNHHLAFMIMDNFWPKINTNKITNSTYYFIKGFLDGFLAKVMSNLFNSIVYKTNNNSLMHPYLSADIFYEQEHIATIGALHPQTEKIMNVEKIFLAEINCSKLVKIIEEQQKVVSKFKLWSKFNALSRDISIIVNSDIKFSDVKNAIIFANIDFLEQISLVDFYNDEKLKSQHQHSLTFNLKFNSQEEQLDETKVSGQISIIQEILKKKFQAIIR; encoded by the coding sequence ATGATAGTTTCACGTAAAATCATTTCGCAGTGATTGAATATTAATAGCATTAAAGATTATGAAATCGTTGATGCTTTAAATAGTTTAGGTTTTGAGGTTGATCAAGTAAAAAATTTAATGTTCAGTAATACAAACTTAGTTGTTGGTCAAATTACTAAAATTAATAAACATCCTAAATCGAATAAATTAAATATTTGTGAAGTAACAGTAGGCACTGAAATGTTAACTATAGTTTGTGGTGCACCAAATGTAGTTATTGGTATTAAAGTTGTTGTAGCAAGGATAGGGAGTGTTTTAGGTAATGGTCTTACTATTGTTGAAAGAACAATTCAAGATGTTATTTCTTCAGGAATGCTTTGTTCATTAACAGAATTAGGATTAAGCGGTATTGTTCAGAATAAAGAAGAATTAAGTGGTATTATTCATTTACCAGATGATGTAATGGTTGGTAATATTAATCCGTTACAATATTTAAATTTAGATGATACAATTTTTTTTATTGATTTAACAGTAAATCGTAGTGATTGTTTGGGGATTTATAGTATTGCTAGAGAATTAAGCGGTTATTTTAAAATTCCTTTAAAAAACATGGAAGTTAGTAGTATAGGAAAATTTGATAATAAAAGTCAAGTTAGTGTTCTTAATGGTAAAATTCAAGCTTTAGCAACATTAAAGATTGAATTTAATGATAAATCTGTAATAACACCAATTTGAATTAGAAGAACACTACAACTTGCAAATATTGTACCCAAAACTTTATCAGAAGATATTATTCATTTAGTAATGTTAGAATTGGGTCAACCCTTAATTACTTTTAGTGCTGATGTTTTAAAAAAACCATCTTTAAATATTTCACCTAAATCATACCCAGAAGGTAATTTGCAAATTAAAGAGGGCGATATTTTATTACACGATAAATATTTGGCTTTTAGTGTTTTAGGAGTTAGTCATAATATTGAATATGAAGTTAAACCAAGTTCCAAAGAAGTTTTTATATTTTCAATTAATCCTGATGTTACCTTAATGAGTAAACAAGCAAAGCGACATGGTGCTCTTATTAATACATTATTAGAACGTTTAACAAGACCAGTTGTTCCTGATTATTATTTAATTGCTTTACAACGTTATTTGTTTATTTTAGGACAATTACAAGTTAAATATGAAATTACTGGTTTTAGTAATGATGTTCCTTATCAAGTTAAAACAAAAGTGATTAACTTTAACTTTAATTTTATTAATAAAATTTTAGGTACAAAATTTGAGGTTAATGAAATAATTAATTATTTGACTATTATTGGTTGTCAAATTGAAATTGATGCAAAAAATAAAGAAATTTTAAAAGTAACAGTTCCTAATCATCGTAGTGATTTAAATAATGCTAATGATTTTAGTGAAGAAGTTGCCAGAGTATTTGGATATGATAAATTACCAGTTATTAAGCCACAATTTAATGCATCATTTAAATCACCAACTGCAATGGAAAATTTAATGATGAAATGAAGACAACATTTAACAAGTTATGGTTTTAATCAAGTAAAAACATATAGTTTAACAAGTATGCAGAGATTAAATGATTTTAATTTTTTTAAATATAAAATACCTGTAAAATTAGAAGCACCTTTGACATTAACAAGAGAAGTTATGCGTTTTAGTTTGACAGATAGTTTATTAAGAATTTGTCAATATAATTATGCACGTAAAGAAACACAATTAAAAATTTTTACTGATGAAACTATTTATACAGGTGATGAAACTGATGATAATCATCATTTAGCTTTTATGATTATGGATAATTTTTGACCAAAAATTAATACTAATAAAATTACTAATAGTACGTATTATTTTATTAAAGGTTTTTTAGATGGTTTTTTAGCAAAAGTTATGTCAAATTTATTTAACTCTATTGTTTATAAAACAAATAATAATTCTTTAATGCATCCGTATTTAAGCGCAGATATTTTTTATGAGCAAGAACATATTGCTACTATTGGCGCACTGCACCCACAAACTGAAAAAATAATGAATGTTGAAAAAATATTCTTAGCAGAAATTAATTGTAGTAAGTTAGTTAAAATCATAGAAGAACAGCAAAAAGTAGTTTCTAAATTTAAGCTTTGATCAAAATTTAATGCTTTAAGTCGTGATATATCAATTATTGTTAATAGCGATATTAAATTTTCTGATGTAAAAAATGCTATAATTTTTGCAAATATTGATTTTTTAGAACAAATATCTTTGGTAGATTTTTATAATGATGAAAAATTAAAATCACAACATCAACACTCATTAACTTTTAATTTGAAATTTAATAGTCAAGAAGAACAATTAGATGAAACAAAAGTAAGTGGACAAATAAGTATTATTCAAGAAATATTAAAGAAAAAATTTCAAGCAATTATTCGTTAA
- a CDS encoding IS30 family transposase — protein MHRFLKSLIKEYKSYGFLIRKIAKAIDYSKSTVHRVCRLLNQNLLPLEILNKIQKNKQNAGRKLIILTLIEINTINHLLITKNYALDIIANFLKENKIKSISTKTLYNMFKTNRMGFDENNLLRKGKNKPHKQKETRGRINNCKSIHERNLIIPNIKNIEEFGHLEGDTIIGKDHKSSIITLADIWSKTTIPLATKNNKSENITKSIIKFISKLQKGTVKTITFDRGKEFSKWKLIEKNCNVKIYFADPGKPCQRGLNENNNGILRRYLPKSTDLSSYKQKDLNTIAFQINSTPRKSLSYKRPIDLIQLF, from the coding sequence ATACACAGATTTCTAAAAAGCCTCATAAAAGAATATAAAAGTTATGGATTTTTGATTCGTAAAATAGCAAAAGCCATTGATTATAGTAAATCAACTGTACATAGAGTTTGTAGATTATTAAATCAAAACTTATTGCCATTAGAAATATTGAATAAAATTCAAAAAAATAAACAAAATGCAGGTAGAAAATTAATAATTTTAACTTTAATAGAAATTAATACTATTAATCATTTGTTAATTACTAAAAATTATGCTCTTGATATAATTGCTAATTTTTTAAAGGAAAATAAAATAAAAAGTATTTCAACAAAAACTTTATATAACATGTTTAAAACAAATCGAATGGGTTTTGATGAAAATAACTTATTGAGAAAAGGAAAAAATAAACCTCACAAACAAAAAGAAACTAGGGGCAGAATTAATAATTGTAAGTCTATTCATGAAAGAAATTTAATCATTCCTAATATTAAAAATATAGAAGAATTTGGTCATTTAGAGGGTGATACTATCATTGGTAAAGATCATAAAAGTTCTATTATTACTTTAGCTGATATATGATCAAAAACCACAATTCCTTTAGCAACTAAAAATAATAAATCAGAAAATATTACAAAAAGTATAATAAAATTTATTTCAAAGTTACAAAAAGGAACAGTTAAAACTATTACTTTTGATCGTGGTAAAGAATTTAGTAAATGAAAATTAATCGAAAAAAATTGTAATGTTAAGATTTATTTTGCAGATCCTGGTAAACCTTGTCAAAGAGGTTTAAATGAAAATAATAATGGTATTTTAAGAAGATATTTACCAAAATCTACAGATCTATCTTCATATAAACAAAAAGATTTAAATACTATAGCATTTCAAATTAATTCTACACCCAGAAAATCACTATCTTATAAAAGACCAATAGATTTAATACAATTATTTTAA
- a CDS encoding transposase-like zinc-binding domain-containing protein has translation MNKNTVKEILNNLSDKDFIEIFRENKTRIKQIEKKEKFEAVEQKFKEKGIQCPDCSSFLCTKYGSKDYKQRYKCKSCNITFHAFKNHYFYWSHLSHDQWDLLIQIATLGQSAYIISQFINTTNKTAWFNRQKFMKSTQLVKTQNQFVKLKARIEVDETFIKEIHKGNFKDPNDPRKQWIEENAKDLNCCIQMAIDENRNIYAQTTNTKRLNKKWVQENLTSKLIEENSIIVCDMQVLYDTVAKQTKSTIQQFKSKENKELNYKKLSNVSKIQSSLKEFITHYHGIGFTNIQNYLNLWKWKYQHYGLTPYQKSNVLYFSL, from the coding sequence ATGAATAAAAATACAGTAAAAGAAATTTTAAATAATTTGTCTGATAAAGATTTTATTGAGATTTTTAGAGAAAATAAAACTAGAATTAAACAAATTGAGAAAAAAGAAAAATTTGAAGCAGTCGAACAAAAATTCAAAGAGAAAGGGATTCAATGTCCAGATTGTAGTTCTTTTTTGTGTACTAAATATGGTAGTAAAGATTATAAGCAAAGATATAAATGTAAAAGTTGTAATATTACTTTTCATGCTTTTAAAAATCATTATTTTTATTGAAGTCATTTATCTCATGATCAATGAGATTTATTGATACAAATAGCTACTTTAGGTCAATCTGCTTACATTATTTCTCAATTTATTAATACTACAAATAAAACTGCCTGATTTAATCGTCAAAAATTTATGAAATCAACACAATTAGTAAAAACACAAAATCAATTTGTAAAATTAAAAGCTAGAATTGAAGTTGACGAAACTTTTATCAAAGAAATTCATAAAGGAAACTTTAAAGATCCAAATGATCCAAGAAAACAATGAATTGAAGAAAATGCTAAAGATTTAAATTGTTGTATTCAAATGGCAATTGATGAAAACCGAAATATCTATGCTCAAACAACAAATACTAAAAGATTAAATAAAAAATGAGTACAAGAAAACTTAACATCGAAACTTATCGAAGAAAATTCAATTATAGTTTGTGATATGCAAGTATTATATGATACAGTAGCTAAACAAACTAAATCCACTATCCAGCAGTTTAAATCAAAAGAAAATAAAGAATTAAATTATAAAAAATTAAGTAATGTCAGTAAAATACAATCAAGTTTAAAAGAATTTATTACTCATTACCATGGCATTGGATTTACCAATATTCAAAATTACCTCAATTTATGGAAATGAAAATATCAACACTACGGATTAACCCCTTATCAAAAATCCAATGTGTTATATTTCAGTTTGTAA
- a CDS encoding TrmH family RNA methyltransferase: MNNFWSSILFYIIKKKISQQKTSQPIIGVCNIVKPLNYFYSSHIILIDTIQDPGNLENILRSVTAFNISEVYLSNESVDLYNHKVISASQGAIFYTNVYYENFDQFLLKPEL; the protein is encoded by the coding sequence ATGAATAATTTTTGGTCATCCATACTTTTCTACATAATTAAAAAAAAAATTTCACAACAAAAAACATCACAACCAATAATTGGTGTTTGTAATATTGTTAAACCTTTAAATTATTTTTATTCTTCTCATATTATTCTAATTGATACAATTCAAGATCCAGGTAATTTAGAAAATATTTTACGCAGTGTTACTGCTTTTAATATTTCTGAAGTATATTTATCAAATGAAAGCGTTGATTTATATAATCACAAAGTAATTAGTGCAAGTCAAGGAGCTATTTTTTATACTAATGTGTATTATGAAAATTTTGATCAATTTTTATTAAAACCTGAATTGTAA
- the pheS gene encoding phenylalanine--tRNA ligase subunit alpha, giving the protein MLVVNDLKKRLEIIRQQAFNNIDEVADLHKLQVLKSQYLGKNSDINNILKSLEKFPHNFRIEIGQAANKLKKEINEYIIKKFNEIEKDNINECLKSSEIDLTLPGIDFNIGHINPLLKTVTEISEIFKNLGYQIISGNEVENEEYNFKRLNLPFDHPARDMQDTFYLENNNDKLNRWLLRTHATNMTARILSEQDKNSKETTAIISLGNVYRKDDDDVTHSHQFMQVDGFLVGSNITFANLKWTLNYFCQQFFGMETKTRLRPSYFPFTEPSVEVDVSCPKCNTEGCSLCKYTGWIEVLGAGMIHPNVFIAAGLDETTAGFAFGVGIERITMIKYGIDDIRLFYNNDFRFLKQF; this is encoded by the coding sequence ATGTTAGTGGTTAACGATTTAAAAAAAAGATTAGAAATTATTAGACAGCAAGCATTTAATAATATTGATGAAGTTGCTGATTTACATAAATTGCAAGTTTTAAAATCACAATATTTAGGTAAAAATTCGGATATTAATAATATATTAAAATCTTTAGAAAAATTTCCTCATAACTTTAGAATTGAAATTGGTCAAGCAGCTAATAAATTAAAAAAAGAAATTAATGAATATATAATAAAAAAATTTAATGAAATTGAGAAAGATAACATTAATGAGTGTCTTAAATCTTCAGAAATTGATTTAACACTACCGGGTATTGATTTTAATATTGGTCACATCAATCCTCTATTAAAAACTGTTACCGAAATATCTGAAATTTTTAAAAATTTGGGTTATCAAATCATTAGTGGTAATGAAGTAGAAAATGAAGAATATAATTTTAAACGCTTAAATTTACCATTTGATCATCCAGCAAGAGATATGCAAGATACTTTTTATCTTGAAAATAATAATGACAAACTTAATCGTTGATTATTAAGAACACACGCTACAAATATGACTGCACGCATTCTTAGCGAGCAAGATAAAAATTCAAAAGAAACCACGGCTATTATTAGTTTAGGAAATGTTTATCGAAAAGATGATGATGATGTTACTCATTCTCATCAATTTATGCAAGTTGATGGGTTTTTAGTTGGATCTAATATTACTTTTGCAAATTTAAAATGAACATTAAATTATTTTTGTCAGCAATTTTTTGGTATGGAAACTAAAACAAGATTACGTCCTAGTTATTTCCCATTTACGGAGCCTTCAGTTGAAGTAGATGTAAGTTGCCCAAAATGTAATACAGAAGGTTGTTCATTATGTAAGTATACTGGTTGAATTGAAGTTTTAGGTGCTGGTATGATTCATCCAAATGTTTTTATTGCTGCTGGTTTAGATGAAACAACAGCAGGTTTTGCCTTTGGTGTAGGCATTGAAAGAATTACTATGATTAAATATGGCATTGACGATATCAGATTATTTTATAATAATGATTTTCGATTCTTAAAACAATTTTAA
- a CDS encoding TrmH family RNA methyltransferase: MSHLYLQFRKVKNANYMIYGTFLHEDNSTNLSEITFKQKNAFLFGNEGQGINKKYKDKINSNIFIPTSFNVESLNLATSVAIVTYCLFTSNILK; encoded by the coding sequence CTGTCCCATTTATATTTACAATTCAGGAAAGTAAAAAATGCAAATTATATGATTTATGGTACATTTCTACATGAAGATAATAGTACTAATTTATCTGAAATTACCTTTAAGCAAAAGAATGCTTTTTTATTTGGCAATGAAGGACAAGGTATTAATAAAAAGTATAAAGATAAAATTAATAGTAATATTTTTATTCCAACTTCTTTTAATGTTGAATCATTAAATTTAGCAACAAGTGTAGCAATAGTAACGTATTGCTTATTTACTAGTAATATATTAAAATAA
- a CDS encoding SprT family zinc-dependent metalloprotease produces MTNVKIFNYNNTKWEYIITYKQQKHMYLKVRNDQIIISAPFFMQEKLIEDFILKSLPKILKKKTILKPNIVINNNDSYLYFLSKKYKLITKYHSKKTIIYFEFNNLVICTNIQDDKQILIKIQKFLKEESKNIFMSRLQYWSEIMNIEFSVLKIRSMLNKWGVCQPNTKIITLNYKLIHFDYAVIDYVIIHELAHIIHAHHKKTFWNFVAQYCPDFQDCQKILKQGVMDETNNLT; encoded by the coding sequence ATGACTAATGTTAAAATTTTCAATTATAATAATACAAAATGAGAGTACATTATTACATATAAACAACAAAAACATATGTATTTAAAAGTGCGCAACGATCAAATTATTATTAGTGCTCCATTTTTTATGCAAGAAAAATTAATTGAAGATTTCATTTTAAAAAGTTTACCTAAAATTTTAAAAAAGAAAACTATATTAAAACCTAATATTGTTATTAATAATAATGACAGTTATCTTTATTTTTTAAGTAAAAAATATAAATTAATTACTAAGTATCATTCAAAAAAAACCATTATTTATTTTGAATTTAATAATTTGGTAATATGCACAAATATTCAAGATGATAAGCAAATATTAATTAAAATTCAAAAATTTTTAAAAGAAGAGTCAAAAAATATTTTTATGAGTCGTTTACAATATTGATCAGAAATTATGAATATTGAGTTTTCAGTACTAAAAATTCGTTCGATGTTAAATAAATGAGGTGTTTGTCAACCAAATACTAAAATCATTACACTTAATTATAAATTAATTCATTTTGATTATGCTGTAATTGATTATGTTATAATTCATGAGTTAGCGCATATAATTCATGCTCATCATAAAAAAACATTTTGAAATTTTGTTGCTCAATATTGTCCAGATTTTCAAGATTGTCAAAAAATATTAAAACAAGGAGTTATGGATGAAACAAATAACCTCACTTAA
- the rplT gene encoding 50S ribosomal protein L20, with amino-acid sequence MARVKGGYTTNHRRKKILKAAKGYYGAKHSLYRTANEQVMNSLAYAYRDRKNCKREFRKLWIQRINAAVRNYDLSYSRFIDGLNKANINLNRKILSELSINQPEEFEKLVLASKSALAK; translated from the coding sequence ATGGCTAGAGTTAAAGGCGGTTATACAACTAATCATCGTCGTAAAAAAATACTAAAAGCAGCAAAAGGATATTATGGAGCAAAACATAGTTTATATCGTACAGCAAATGAACAAGTAATGAACTCATTAGCATATGCTTATCGTGATCGTAAAAATTGTAAACGTGAGTTTCGCAAGTTATGAATTCAAAGAATTAATGCAGCTGTTCGTAATTATGATTTATCATATTCACGTTTTATTGATGGCTTAAATAAAGCTAATATTAATCTTAATCGTAAAATATTGTCTGAGTTATCAATTAATCAACCAGAAGAATTTGAGAAATTAGTTTTGGCATCAAAATCTGCTTTAGCAAAATAA
- the infC gene encoding translation initiation factor IF-3 — MAFKNNDNLWNSNIPFYEFLLIGNDGTNYGLMKKNDALKKAEDLGYDLLCISPNAKPPVCKMFKFDTYRFEQQKKEKEVKKAQKLTIVEEKEIRLSVVIDNNDIKTKANKARKFLSNGNKVKVTLKYRGRELHNPEAGFEVITKFYKELEDICIYDKNFDKKEKNIQTIYLFPKKKNQEN; from the coding sequence ATGGCTTTTAAAAATAATGATAATTTATGAAATAGTAATATTCCCTTTTATGAATTTTTATTAATTGGTAATGATGGTACTAATTATGGTTTAATGAAAAAAAATGATGCTTTAAAAAAAGCAGAAGATTTAGGATATGACCTATTATGTATATCACCAAATGCTAAACCACCTGTTTGTAAAATGTTTAAATTTGATACATATCGTTTTGAACAACAAAAAAAGGAAAAAGAAGTTAAAAAAGCACAAAAATTAACAATTGTTGAAGAAAAAGAAATTCGACTAAGTGTTGTTATTGATAACAATGACATTAAAACAAAGGCAAATAAGGCTCGTAAATTTCTAAGTAATGGTAACAAAGTAAAAGTTACATTAAAATATCGTGGTCGTGAATTACATAATCCTGAAGCAGGATTTGAAGTAATTACAAAATTTTATAAAGAATTAGAAGATATTTGTATTTATGATAAAAACTTTGATAAAAAAGAAAAAAATATACAAACTATTTATCTTTTTCCAAAAAAGAAAAATCAAGAAAATTAA
- the rpmI gene encoding 50S ribosomal protein L35 translates to MPKMKTKKALKKRIKVTGSGKWMRSGAFVSHLFQNKTTKQKRQLRGWSEVSASDYKRLKDLI, encoded by the coding sequence ATGCCAAAAATGAAAACAAAAAAAGCTTTAAAAAAAAGAATTAAAGTAACAGGAAGTGGTAAATGAATGCGTAGTGGTGCTTTTGTTTCTCACTTATTTCAAAATAAAACAACAAAACAAAAACGTCAATTACGTGGGTGAAGTGAAGTATCTGCTTCTGACTATAAGCGTTTAAAAGATTTAATTTAG
- a CDS encoding dUTP diphosphatase, with the protein MLNSKQFSTIIQLQNELDKKIIINRGVSDIKTLNSRFLALLVELGEFANEQRCFKYWSSKPSSEKSVMLEEYIDSLHFILSIGNSLNIDFQNFSFSEKTNYQDLNLAFIDLFAFVTTLFKSKSSNDFFELLNIYFTIGKKCNFNSEDIISCYIYKNEINHLRQSQNY; encoded by the coding sequence ATGTTAAATTCAAAACAATTTTCAACAATTATCCAACTTCAAAATGAGTTAGATAAAAAAATAATTATTAATCGTGGTGTTAGCGATATTAAAACATTAAATTCTAGATTTTTAGCACTTTTAGTTGAATTAGGTGAATTTGCAAATGAACAAAGATGTTTTAAATATTGAAGTTCAAAACCAAGTAGTGAAAAATCAGTAATGCTTGAAGAATATATTGATAGTCTTCATTTTATTCTTAGTATCGGTAATAGCCTTAATATTGATTTTCAAAATTTTAGTTTTTCAGAAAAAACAAATTATCAAGATCTTAATCTTGCATTCATTGATTTATTTGCTTTTGTTACAACTCTTTTTAAATCAAAATCAAGTAATGATTTTTTTGAATTATTAAATATTTATTTTACAATTGGTAAAAAATGTAATTTTAATAGTGAAGACATTATTTCTTGTTATATTTATAAAAATGAAATAAATCATTTACGACAATCACAAAATTATTAA